The proteins below are encoded in one region of Corynebacterium sphenisci DSM 44792:
- a CDS encoding TetR/AcrR family transcriptional regulator, with translation MANEPKQDRSRETRRRLLECTMRMVAERGLQGTTVGLVAEEAGVSRGAAQHHFPTREALMKEAIDKLAHERTTALSEAMAALDAGPGGAPVEDVLRLLFREFSNDLFHAAVHIWAGAAAEESLRDVILPAEATYNRRVYELTAAALHADLSDQHTRRLITMLLDIARGLGLSSMLVDTAAQTERAVAAYSRMLGSIARLDD, from the coding sequence ATGGCCAACGAACCCAAGCAGGACCGCAGCCGGGAAACCCGCCGCCGGCTGCTGGAGTGCACCATGCGGATGGTCGCCGAACGCGGGCTGCAGGGCACCACGGTGGGCCTGGTCGCCGAGGAGGCGGGGGTCTCCCGGGGCGCCGCCCAGCACCATTTCCCCACCCGGGAGGCGCTGATGAAGGAGGCCATCGACAAACTGGCCCATGAGCGCACCACGGCGCTCAGCGAGGCCATGGCCGCCCTGGACGCCGGCCCCGGCGGGGCCCCGGTGGAGGATGTGCTGCGGCTGCTCTTCCGGGAGTTCTCCAACGACCTCTTCCACGCCGCGGTGCACATCTGGGCCGGGGCGGCGGCCGAGGAGTCCCTGCGGGACGTGATCCTGCCCGCGGAGGCCACCTACAACCGGCGGGTCTACGAGCTCACCGCCGCCGCCCTGCACGCCGATCTCTCCGATCAGCACACCCGGCGGCTCATCACCATGCTCCTCGACATCGCCCGGGGCCTGGGCCTGTCCTCCATGCTGGTGGACACCGCCGCGCAGACCGAGCGCGCCGTGGCCGCCTACTCCCGGATGCTGGGGTCCATCGCCCGCCTGGACGACTGA